One window of the Hypanus sabinus isolate sHypSab1 chromosome 13, sHypSab1.hap1, whole genome shotgun sequence genome contains the following:
- the gcc1 gene encoding GRIP and coiled-coil domain-containing protein 1, whose protein sequence is MEKFGVNFGGGPSKRELLDTIETQKKQLFQYQTRLRDVVQAYKSLLKEKEALEASLKVLSASQEVGKSLQTIDFTSASSDIGDDQSSVHSEDSLGTANSVDTAASLTNSSKGELNNEDRVLESDAGGSSPKSDEANSSESGIVCGELQNHSETDKKMHLKSQLATLTNALATVTQEKSRMEASYLTDKKKMRQELEDLTQRFQEENSKYEAEIKKVQEQLAEAKARIITQQHERDREQNDHATMLHELQKLLQEERALRQDVELKLEDTKDILTSKSHAADRVDDCESQVKHLSKEVDEVRNALRLAEEEKRRPDPRVRELEEEMNETKAHYQAQLQLEMRKAAQAQEQLRHFSQMEEERVANLENRVSELSELVGTYDKGKQKDKMTIHKLKERIIQLDMENKTLANAASNRASMDLIVDESNLDVNILRDKMEKLKKLLALAVRKSQEPLDMEKLCEVDSTDTTETSDGEKASVFYYQHELKQLKEEFERYKMRAQVVLKNKNAKDGNTTKELESLREELAELKEKYITLRLACDEMEAKHKSDNEANKQYIAQLQTAHKKELEKVEIQYHERIIKLEEEMHKQRDRALAVLAEKDRETETLRSGSSGLLSHKNFVESKIWSDGDSPQNEDDLQGDFCQDIVKQTAKFSGPNEPTFLHFAEQLARKELEVTTLRKQKHQMEAIVHQLEDSLLMEKERHKEDVEVLQDEVQKHLRDKKREGANLEYVKNVIYRFLTLPDALGRQQTLTAILTVLHFSPQEKQSVMKQQATSWWSSGKR, encoded by the exons ATGGAGAAGTTTGGTGTAAACTTTGGTGGTGGCCCGAGTAAGAGAGAGCTTTTGGACACCATTGAAACACAGAAGAAGCAGCTATTCCAGTACCAGACACGGCTGAGAGATGTTGTCCAGGCTTACAAAAGCCTCCTTAAAGAGAAAGAGGCTTTAGAAGCCAGTTTAAAAGTCCTCTCTGCATCACAGGAAGTGGGTAAAAGTTTACAAACCATTGATTTTACCAGTGCATCCTCTGACATTGGAGATGATCAAAGCTCAGTCCATAGTGAGGATAGTTTAGGGACGGCGAATAGTGTGGACACAGCAGCTAGTTTGACAAATAGCAGCAAGGGAGAGTTAAATAATGAAGATAGGGTCTTGGAATCAGACGCTGGAGGAAGCTCACCAAAGAGCGACGAAGCTAACAGCTCTGAAAGTGGTATTGTGTGTGGGGAACTGCAAAACCACAGTGAAACTGATAAAAAGATGCATTTGAAAAGTCAGTTGGCAACACTGACAAATGCTTTGGCAACTGTCACACAAGAAAAATCTCGAATGGAAGCTTCTTACTTAACAGACAAGAAAAAAATGAGACAAGAGCTGGAAGACTTGACACAGAGGTTTCAAGAAGAAAACTCCAAATACGAAGCGGAAATAAAAAAAGTCCAAGAACAGCTAGCAGAGGCCAAAGCACGAATTATTACCCAGCAACATGAACGAGACCGCGAGCAGAATGACCATGCCACAATGCTTCATGAACTTCAAAAGTTGCTGCAGGAAGAGAGAGCTTTGCGTCAAGATGTTGAACTAAAACTTGAAGACacaaaggatatattgacatcaAAAAGTCATGCAGCAGACAGAGTAGATGACTGTGAGTCTCAAGTGAAGCATTTGAGCAAGGAGGTGGATGAGGTGAGGAATGCACTACGTCTTGCTGAAGAAGAGAAAAGAAGACCGGACCCACGTGTACGGGAATTGGAAGAAGAAATGAATGAGACAAAGGCTCATTACCAGGCACAACTTCAGTTGGAAATGAGAAAG GCTGCTCAGGCCCAGGAACAGCTACGTCACTTCTCTCAGATGGAGGAGGAACGCGTCGCAAATTTGGAAAATCGAGTCTCTGAACTTTCTGAGCTTGTGGGCACATATGATAAGGGTAAGCAGAAAGACAAGATGACAATTCACAAACTGAAAGAACGAATAATACAATTGGATATGGAGAACAAGACGTTGGCCAATGCTGCATCCAACAGAGCCTCAATGGATCTAATCGTTGATGAATCTAACCTGGATGTGAACATTTTAAGAGACAAAATGGAAAAACTGAAGAAGCTGTTGGCACTGGCAGTCCGGAAATCACAGGAGCCCTTAGACATGGAGAAGCTTTGTGAAGTTGATTCTACAGATACAACTGAAACATCAGATGGAGAGAAGGCTTCTGTTTTCTATTATCAACATGAGTTGAAACAATTGAAGGAAGAATTTGAACGGTATAAGATGAGGGCTCAAGTTGTTCTCAAAAATAAAAATGCTAAAGATGGTAATACAACCAAAGAGTTGGAGAGTTTGCGTGAGGAGCTGGCAGAGTTGAAGGAGAAGTACATCACCCTTCGCCTTGCATGTGATGAAATGGAGGCTAAGCACAAAAGTGACAATGAGGCAAATAAACAGTATATTGCCCAACTCCAAACAGCTCATAAGAAAGAACTGGAAAAAGTTGAGATCCAGTATCATGAAAGAATTATTAAATTGGAAGAAGAAATGCACAAACAAAGAGACAGAGCTCTTGCGGTCCTAGCAGAGAAAGACCGAGAGACTGAAACTTTACGCTCAGGCTCCAGTGGGCTATTGAGTCACAAAAACTTTGTTGAAAGCAAGATTTGGTCTGATGGGGACAGTCCTCAGAATGAAGATGATCTTCAAGGAGATTTTTGTCAAGATATCGTGAAACAGACTGCTAAATTTTCTGGACCTAATGAACCTACTTTTCTTCACTTTGCAGAACAGTTGGCTCGAAAGGAGCTTGAGGTCACAACACTAAGGAAGCAGAAACACCAAATGGAAGCCATAGTTCATCAGCTGGAGGACAGTCTCTTGATGGAGAAAGAAAGACATAAAGAAGATGTTGAAGTTCTCCAAGATGAGGTACAGAAACATCTCAGGGACAAAAAGCGAGAAGGAGCCAACTTGGAATATGTGAAAAATGTGATCTATAGGTTCCTGACCTTGCCTGATGCTCTGGGGCGCCAGCAGACACTGACTGCCATTCTCACCGTTCTGCATTTCAGTCCTCAGGAGAAGCAGAGTGTGATGAAGCAGCAAGCCACCAGTTGGTGGAGTTCTGGGAAAAGATGA